The Pseudodesulfovibrio sp. JC047 genome includes the window CGAGCTGAGCTGTGGCATGCTTGAAACGCATGGAAAACAACTCATTCCGAGATTCAGTCAGTTTCTCGTTTAACTTGGCGTCATCCAGTTCACGAAGTTCTTTGGAAGTCAGCATTTACA containing:
- the rpmC gene encoding 50S ribosomal protein L29, which produces MTSKELRELDDAKLNEKLTESRNELFSMRFKHATAQLENTQTLVGLKKTIARILTIQRERQGA